A DNA window from Carassius gibelio isolate Cgi1373 ecotype wild population from Czech Republic chromosome A8, carGib1.2-hapl.c, whole genome shotgun sequence contains the following coding sequences:
- the LOC128018566 gene encoding tubulin alpha-8 chain isoform X3 has product MPSDKTIGGGDDSFNTFFSETGSGKHVPRAVFVDLEPAVIDEVRTGTYRQLFHPEQLISGKEDAANNYARGHYTVGKEIIDMVLERVRKLTDQCTGLQGFLIFHSFGGGTGSGFTSLLMERLSVDYGKKSKLEFAIYPAPQVSTAVVEPYNSILTTHTTLEHSDCAFMVDNEAIYDICRRNLDIERPSYTNLNRLIGQIVSSITASLRFDGALNVDLTEFQTNLVPYPRIHFPLVTYSPIISAEKAYHEQLSVSEITSACFEPSNQMVKCDPRHGKYMACCMLYRGDVVPKDVNAAIANIKTKRSIQFVDWCPTGFKVGINYQPPTAVPGGDLAKVQRAVCMLSNTTAIAEAWARLDHKFDLMYAKRAFVHWYVGEGMEEGEFSEAREDLAALEKDYEEVGTESVEDEEEGEEY; this is encoded by the exons ATGCCAAGTGATAAGACCATTGGTGGAGGTGATGACTCTTTCAACACTTTCTTCAGTGAGACTGGCTCTGGGAAGCATGTGCCACGAGCTGTGTTTGTGGATCTGGAGCCTGCAGTCATTG ATGAGGTGAGGACTGGAACCTACAGACAGCTGTTTCATCCAGAGCAGCTCATCTCTGGGAAAGAAGATGCTGCCAATAATTACGCACGTGGCCATTACACTGTTGGCAAGGAGATTATTGATATGGTCCTGGAGCGTGTCCGCAAACTG ACAGACCAGTGCACTGGTCTCCAAGGTTTCCTTATTTTCCACAGTTTTGGTGGAGGCACTGGCTCTGGTTTCACATCCCTGCTGATGGAGCGTCTCTCAGTTGACTACGGCAAGAAGTCCAAGCTGGAATTTGCCATCTATCCTGCTCCTCAGGTCTCCACTGCTGTGGTCGAGCCTTACAATTCCATCCTAACCACCCACACCACCCTAGAGCACTCCGACTGTGCCTTCATGGTAGATAACGAGGCTATCTACGACATTTGTCGCCGAAATCTCGACATCGAGCGTCCCAGCTACACCAACCTCAACCGTCTCATCGGTCAGATAGTGTCCTCCATCACGGCTTCCCTGCGATTTGATGGTGCCCTCAACGTTGATCTGACGGAGTTCCAGACCAACTTGGTGCCATATCCCAGAATCCACTTCCCACTAGTCACATACTCTCCCATCATCTCTGCTGAAAAGGCTTACCATGAGCAGCTGTCCGTGTCCGAGATCACCAGTGCCTGCTTTGAGCCATCCAATCAGATGGTAAAGTGTGACCCCCGGCATGGCAAGTACATGGCCTGCTGTATGCTGTATCGTGGTGATGTCGTACCCAAAGATGTCAATGCCGCCATCGCCAACATTAAGACCAAACGTTCCATCCAGTTTGTGGACTGGTGCCCAACTGGATTCAAG GTTGGCATTAATTACCAGCCACCCACAGCGGTCCCTGGTGGAGACTTGGCCAAGGTACAGAGAGCTGTGTGCATGCTGAGCAACACCACAGCTATTGCTGAGGCCTGGGCCCGTCTGGACCACAAGTTCGATCTGATGTACGCCAAGCGTGCCTTCGTTCATTGGTATGTTGGAGAAGGAATGGAAGAGGGAGAGTTCTCTGAGGCCAGAGAGGATCTTGCCGCACTGGAGAAAGATTATGAGGAGGTTGGCACCGAGTCTgtggaggatgaagaggaggGAGAGGAGTATTAA
- the LOC128018566 gene encoding tubulin alpha chain, testis-specific isoform X1: protein MQRECISIHVGQAGVQIGNACWELYCLEHGIQPDGNMPSDKTIGGGDDSFNTFFSETGSGKHVPRAVFVDLEPAVIDEVRTGTYRQLFHPEQLISGKEDAANNYARGHYTVGKEIIDMVLERVRKLTDQCTGLQGFLIFHSFGGGTGSGFTSLLMERLSVDYGKKSKLEFAIYPAPQVSTAVVEPYNSILTTHTTLEHSDCAFMVDNEAIYDICRRNLDIERPSYTNLNRLIGQIVSSITASLRFDGALNVDLTEFQTNLVPYPRIHFPLVTYSPIISAEKAYHEQLSVSEITSACFEPSNQMVKCDPRHGKYMACCMLYRGDVVPKDVNAAIANIKTKRSIQFVDWCPTGFKVGINYQPPTAVPGGDLAKVQRAVCMLSNTTAIAEAWARLDHKFDLMYAKRAFVHWYVGEGMEEGEFSEAREDLAALEKDYEEVGTESVEDEEEGEEY from the exons aTGCAGCGTGAGTGCATCTCCATCCATGTGGGCCAGGCTGGAGTACAGATtggcaatgcatgctgggagttgtATTGCCTGGAGCATGGCATCCAGCCTGATGGCAATATGCCAAGTGATAAGACCATTGGTGGAGGTGATGACTCTTTCAACACTTTCTTCAGTGAGACTGGCTCTGGGAAGCATGTGCCACGAGCTGTGTTTGTGGATCTGGAGCCTGCAGTCATTG ATGAGGTGAGGACTGGAACCTACAGACAGCTGTTTCATCCAGAGCAGCTCATCTCTGGGAAAGAAGATGCTGCCAATAATTACGCACGTGGCCATTACACTGTTGGCAAGGAGATTATTGATATGGTCCTGGAGCGTGTCCGCAAACTG ACAGACCAGTGCACTGGTCTCCAAGGTTTCCTTATTTTCCACAGTTTTGGTGGAGGCACTGGCTCTGGTTTCACATCCCTGCTGATGGAGCGTCTCTCAGTTGACTACGGCAAGAAGTCCAAGCTGGAATTTGCCATCTATCCTGCTCCTCAGGTCTCCACTGCTGTGGTCGAGCCTTACAATTCCATCCTAACCACCCACACCACCCTAGAGCACTCCGACTGTGCCTTCATGGTAGATAACGAGGCTATCTACGACATTTGTCGCCGAAATCTCGACATCGAGCGTCCCAGCTACACCAACCTCAACCGTCTCATCGGTCAGATAGTGTCCTCCATCACGGCTTCCCTGCGATTTGATGGTGCCCTCAACGTTGATCTGACGGAGTTCCAGACCAACTTGGTGCCATATCCCAGAATCCACTTCCCACTAGTCACATACTCTCCCATCATCTCTGCTGAAAAGGCTTACCATGAGCAGCTGTCCGTGTCCGAGATCACCAGTGCCTGCTTTGAGCCATCCAATCAGATGGTAAAGTGTGACCCCCGGCATGGCAAGTACATGGCCTGCTGTATGCTGTATCGTGGTGATGTCGTACCCAAAGATGTCAATGCCGCCATCGCCAACATTAAGACCAAACGTTCCATCCAGTTTGTGGACTGGTGCCCAACTGGATTCAAG GTTGGCATTAATTACCAGCCACCCACAGCGGTCCCTGGTGGAGACTTGGCCAAGGTACAGAGAGCTGTGTGCATGCTGAGCAACACCACAGCTATTGCTGAGGCCTGGGCCCGTCTGGACCACAAGTTCGATCTGATGTACGCCAAGCGTGCCTTCGTTCATTGGTATGTTGGAGAAGGAATGGAAGAGGGAGAGTTCTCTGAGGCCAGAGAGGATCTTGCCGCACTGGAGAAAGATTATGAGGAGGTTGGCACCGAGTCTgtggaggatgaagaggaggGAGAGGAGTATTAA
- the LOC128018566 gene encoding tubulin alpha chain, testis-specific isoform X2, which translates to MRECISIHVGQAGVQIGNACWELYCLEHGIQPDGNMPSDKTIGGGDDSFNTFFSETGSGKHVPRAVFVDLEPAVIDEVRTGTYRQLFHPEQLISGKEDAANNYARGHYTVGKEIIDMVLERVRKLTDQCTGLQGFLIFHSFGGGTGSGFTSLLMERLSVDYGKKSKLEFAIYPAPQVSTAVVEPYNSILTTHTTLEHSDCAFMVDNEAIYDICRRNLDIERPSYTNLNRLIGQIVSSITASLRFDGALNVDLTEFQTNLVPYPRIHFPLVTYSPIISAEKAYHEQLSVSEITSACFEPSNQMVKCDPRHGKYMACCMLYRGDVVPKDVNAAIANIKTKRSIQFVDWCPTGFKVGINYQPPTAVPGGDLAKVQRAVCMLSNTTAIAEAWARLDHKFDLMYAKRAFVHWYVGEGMEEGEFSEAREDLAALEKDYEEVGTESVEDEEEGEEY; encoded by the exons ATG CGTGAGTGCATCTCCATCCATGTGGGCCAGGCTGGAGTACAGATtggcaatgcatgctgggagttgtATTGCCTGGAGCATGGCATCCAGCCTGATGGCAATATGCCAAGTGATAAGACCATTGGTGGAGGTGATGACTCTTTCAACACTTTCTTCAGTGAGACTGGCTCTGGGAAGCATGTGCCACGAGCTGTGTTTGTGGATCTGGAGCCTGCAGTCATTG ATGAGGTGAGGACTGGAACCTACAGACAGCTGTTTCATCCAGAGCAGCTCATCTCTGGGAAAGAAGATGCTGCCAATAATTACGCACGTGGCCATTACACTGTTGGCAAGGAGATTATTGATATGGTCCTGGAGCGTGTCCGCAAACTG ACAGACCAGTGCACTGGTCTCCAAGGTTTCCTTATTTTCCACAGTTTTGGTGGAGGCACTGGCTCTGGTTTCACATCCCTGCTGATGGAGCGTCTCTCAGTTGACTACGGCAAGAAGTCCAAGCTGGAATTTGCCATCTATCCTGCTCCTCAGGTCTCCACTGCTGTGGTCGAGCCTTACAATTCCATCCTAACCACCCACACCACCCTAGAGCACTCCGACTGTGCCTTCATGGTAGATAACGAGGCTATCTACGACATTTGTCGCCGAAATCTCGACATCGAGCGTCCCAGCTACACCAACCTCAACCGTCTCATCGGTCAGATAGTGTCCTCCATCACGGCTTCCCTGCGATTTGATGGTGCCCTCAACGTTGATCTGACGGAGTTCCAGACCAACTTGGTGCCATATCCCAGAATCCACTTCCCACTAGTCACATACTCTCCCATCATCTCTGCTGAAAAGGCTTACCATGAGCAGCTGTCCGTGTCCGAGATCACCAGTGCCTGCTTTGAGCCATCCAATCAGATGGTAAAGTGTGACCCCCGGCATGGCAAGTACATGGCCTGCTGTATGCTGTATCGTGGTGATGTCGTACCCAAAGATGTCAATGCCGCCATCGCCAACATTAAGACCAAACGTTCCATCCAGTTTGTGGACTGGTGCCCAACTGGATTCAAG GTTGGCATTAATTACCAGCCACCCACAGCGGTCCCTGGTGGAGACTTGGCCAAGGTACAGAGAGCTGTGTGCATGCTGAGCAACACCACAGCTATTGCTGAGGCCTGGGCCCGTCTGGACCACAAGTTCGATCTGATGTACGCCAAGCGTGCCTTCGTTCATTGGTATGTTGGAGAAGGAATGGAAGAGGGAGAGTTCTCTGAGGCCAGAGAGGATCTTGCCGCACTGGAGAAAGATTATGAGGAGGTTGGCACCGAGTCTgtggaggatgaagaggaggGAGAGGAGTATTAA